In one Sphingomonas sp. AP4-R1 genomic region, the following are encoded:
- a CDS encoding phosphatase PAP2 family protein, whose translation MRIWIVVALASSGLALAAAHGQKGVQGYLSAGRIDLVAILPPAPQKGDIRYETDRQVFKAMKAGIGSDRWDYAKKDIPSSAADVMKDFSCAAGIALSPDKQPATYQLLSRAGADTARENNLAKDSFKRQRPFLIDKGEICEPDPADIGKSFDYPSGHTTRGWTTGLILAELLPDRATPILSRARAYGESRLVCRVHNASAVEAGRVGATATMDVVRTTPAYQADLAAARTELAAAQPRPDAATCERETRILWPSVLTGLTKK comes from the coding sequence ATGCGGATCTGGATCGTCGTCGCCCTTGCCTCATCGGGCCTCGCGCTGGCGGCCGCCCATGGCCAGAAAGGCGTGCAGGGCTATCTCTCGGCCGGCCGGATCGATCTGGTCGCGATCCTCCCGCCGGCGCCGCAGAAAGGCGATATCCGCTACGAAACGGACCGGCAGGTGTTCAAGGCGATGAAGGCCGGCATCGGCTCCGATCGCTGGGATTATGCGAAGAAGGACATTCCCTCCTCCGCCGCCGATGTGATGAAGGATTTCAGCTGCGCCGCCGGCATCGCCTTGTCGCCGGACAAGCAGCCCGCCACCTATCAGTTGCTCTCCCGCGCGGGCGCGGACACGGCGCGCGAGAACAATCTCGCCAAAGACAGTTTCAAGCGGCAGCGCCCCTTCCTGATCGACAAGGGCGAAATCTGCGAGCCCGATCCCGCCGATATCGGCAAGAGCTTCGATTATCCCTCGGGGCACACGACGCGCGGCTGGACCACCGGCCTGATCCTCGCCGAATTGCTCCCCGATCGCGCGACCCCGATCCTCTCCCGCGCGCGGGCCTATGGCGAAAGTCGCCTCGTCTGCCGCGTCCATAATGCGAGCGCGGTGGAAGCCGGCCGCGTCGGCGCCACCGCGACGATGGACGTGGTGCGGACCACCCCCGCCTATCAGGCCGATCTCGCCGCCGCCCGCACCGAGCTGGCGGCCGCCCAGCCGAGGCCGGACGCCGCCACCTGCGAGCGTGAGACGCGCATCCTGTGGCCATCGGTGCTGACCGGGCTCACGAAGAAATAA
- a CDS encoding MFS transporter, giving the protein MAAKPPHPLTFRDYRCYWIARFSATIAQTSMVVVIAWQVYDIARETMAPREAAFQLGMIGLCQFLPLALLTLVVGWVADRVDRRFIVRLTALLEAACAIALTLMAFRHTTTLPALFTIAALLGVARAFANPAMSALAPNLVPPAVLPQAIAISSVSWQTGAVLGPALGGYLYAIHTDVPYGVAAFCFLLTFSMLMLIRPIPRTTIARASPLRQMIDGLHYVRRNKMVLGAISLDLFAVLLGGATAMLPVYARDILHVGASGLGHLRAAPAVGSMLTAIFLGFRPLRNHVGIKMLAAVCVFGAMTVLFGLSTWMPLSLLALALLGAADMVSVFVRQSLIQLYTPNEMRGRVGAVSSLFISGSNELGEAESGFLAALLGPVTAVVAGGIGAIGVTLLWSRLFPELRRAKTFAPPAHLVQPAEEVRP; this is encoded by the coding sequence ATGGCCGCGAAGCCCCCCCACCCGCTCACCTTCCGCGATTATCGCTGCTACTGGATCGCCCGTTTCTCGGCGACGATCGCCCAGACCTCGATGGTCGTCGTCATCGCCTGGCAGGTCTATGATATCGCCCGCGAAACGATGGCGCCGCGCGAGGCCGCCTTCCAGCTCGGCATGATCGGCCTCTGCCAGTTCCTGCCGCTGGCGCTGCTCACTCTGGTCGTCGGCTGGGTCGCCGACCGGGTCGATCGCCGCTTCATCGTGCGACTCACGGCGCTGTTGGAGGCCGCCTGCGCGATCGCGCTCACGCTGATGGCCTTCCGTCACACCACCACATTGCCCGCGCTCTTCACGATCGCCGCTCTGCTGGGCGTGGCGCGCGCCTTCGCCAATCCGGCGATGAGCGCGCTCGCGCCCAATCTCGTGCCGCCCGCCGTGCTGCCGCAGGCGATCGCGATCAGCTCCGTCTCGTGGCAGACCGGCGCGGTGCTGGGTCCGGCGCTCGGCGGCTATCTCTACGCGATCCATACCGACGTGCCTTACGGCGTGGCCGCCTTCTGCTTCCTGCTCACCTTCTCGATGCTGATGCTGATCCGGCCGATCCCGCGCACCACGATCGCGCGGGCGAGCCCGCTCCGCCAGATGATCGACGGCCTCCATTATGTCCGCCGCAACAAGATGGTGCTGGGCGCGATCAGCCTCGATCTCTTCGCCGTGCTGCTCGGCGGGGCGACCGCGATGCTGCCCGTCTATGCCCGCGATATCCTGCATGTCGGCGCCTCGGGCCTCGGCCATCTGCGCGCGGCGCCGGCGGTCGGATCGATGCTCACCGCCATCTTCCTCGGATTCCGTCCGCTCCGAAATCATGTCGGCATCAAGATGCTGGCGGCGGTGTGCGTGTTCGGCGCGATGACGGTGCTGTTCGGCCTCTCCACCTGGATGCCCCTGTCGCTGCTCGCGCTCGCCTTGCTGGGCGCCGCCGACATGGTTTCGGTGTTCGTCCGCCAGTCTTTGATCCAGCTTTATACGCCCAACGAGATGCGCGGCCGCGTCGGCGCCGTCTCTTCCTTGTTCATCTCGGGATCGAACGAACTGGGCGAGGCGGAATCCGGTTTTCTCGCGGCCCTGCTCGGCCCCGTCACGGCGGTCGTGGCGGGCGGCATCGGCGCGATCGGCGTAACTCTGCTATGGTCGCGCCTCTTTCCCGAATTGCGGCGGGCGAAGACATTCGCGCCGCCGGCCCATCTCGTTCAACCGGCTGAGGAAGTGCGACCATGA
- a CDS encoding DUF484 family protein, whose product MQGNVLEHGSVQSLRQRIAEVEQTNGELLAFARGHSGAANAIHEAVLAMMEADSLESFASIVTCEWPALLGVDAVALAWSADDVAFAADRTALRRFEPRMIVRLAGIDRPVTIREVDRGHPLFGEEAESIRAEIAIRLSGARGIGLILLGEHQATAIDAPAVSRLLRFVGRAASVILERWSLA is encoded by the coding sequence ATGCAAGGCAATGTTCTCGAACACGGATCCGTGCAGTCGCTGCGCCAACGCATCGCGGAGGTGGAGCAGACGAACGGCGAATTGCTCGCTTTCGCGCGCGGCCATTCCGGTGCGGCCAACGCCATCCACGAAGCCGTGCTGGCGATGATGGAGGCGGACAGCCTGGAAAGCTTCGCCTCCATCGTCACCTGCGAATGGCCGGCTCTGCTGGGCGTGGATGCGGTGGCGCTGGCTTGGTCGGCCGACGACGTGGCGTTCGCGGCGGACCGGACGGCGCTGCGCCGGTTCGAGCCGCGCATGATCGTGCGGCTGGCCGGGATCGATCGCCCGGTGACGATCCGCGAGGTGGATCGCGGCCATCCCCTGTTCGGCGAGGAAGCCGAATCGATCCGTGCCGAGATCGCGATCCGGCTATCGGGCGCGCGCGGGATCGGCCTGATCCTGCTGGGCGAGCATCAGGCGACCGCGATCGACGCACCCGCCGTCTCGCGTCTGCTGCGCTTTGTCGGCCGCGCCGCCTCGGTTATACTGGAGCGGTGGTCGCTCGCCTGA
- a CDS encoding tyrosine recombinase XerC, with the protein MVARLTLSEHSAFALSQDWAAHLTRDRRRSAHTVRAYEATARRLIAFLGQHRAQLIDMGALASVDAAELRAFLAMRREEGIGNASAARELSALRGFLAFVAGQAGVATPPRLKGPRVKVGAPRPVSPDDAVAIAEDADEEARHPWVGLRDKAVLLLLYGAGLRIGEAVGLTGAALPLGDTLVVTGKRAKTRVVPLLPSVRAAIEAYVKECPWGTGRDLPLFRGYKGGALSPDIIRRAVRGARARLSLSERTTPHALRHSFATHLLGRGADLRSLQELLGHASLSSTQVYTAVDAAHLLDVYRNAHPRA; encoded by the coding sequence GTGGTCGCTCGCCTGACGCTTTCCGAACATTCCGCCTTCGCGCTGTCCCAGGACTGGGCGGCGCATCTCACCCGTGATCGGCGCCGTTCGGCGCATACCGTGCGCGCCTATGAGGCGACCGCGCGGCGACTGATCGCGTTCCTGGGCCAGCATCGGGCGCAGCTGATCGACATGGGGGCCCTGGCGAGCGTGGACGCGGCCGAGCTGCGCGCGTTTCTGGCGATGCGGCGCGAGGAGGGGATCGGCAACGCGTCCGCCGCGCGCGAGCTTTCAGCGCTGCGCGGGTTCCTCGCTTTCGTGGCCGGGCAGGCGGGCGTGGCGACGCCGCCCCGCCTGAAGGGGCCGCGCGTGAAGGTGGGCGCGCCGCGCCCGGTGTCGCCCGACGATGCGGTGGCGATCGCCGAGGATGCGGACGAGGAAGCGCGGCATCCGTGGGTGGGGCTGCGCGACAAGGCGGTGCTGCTGTTGCTCTACGGCGCCGGGCTTCGCATCGGCGAGGCGGTGGGGCTGACGGGGGCGGCGTTGCCGCTGGGCGATACTCTGGTGGTGACGGGCAAGCGCGCGAAGACGCGGGTGGTGCCGCTGCTGCCGTCGGTGCGGGCGGCGATCGAGGCCTATGTGAAGGAATGCCCGTGGGGGACGGGCCGCGATCTGCCGCTGTTCCGGGGCTATAAGGGTGGGGCTCTGTCGCCCGACATCATCCGGCGCGCGGTGCGGGGCGCGCGTGCGCGCCTGTCGCTGTCGGAGCGGACCACGCCGCATGCGCTGCGCCACAGCTTCGCGACGCATCTGCTGGGGCGGGGGGCGGATCTGCGCTCGCTGCAGGAGTTGCTCGGCCATGCGAGCCTGTCGTCCACGCAGGTCTATACCGCCGTGGATGCGGCGCATCTGCTGGATGTGTACCGCAACGCCCATCCGCGGGCTTGA
- the cysK gene encoding cysteine synthase A, producing MKAATILETIGGTPHVRLGRLFPDAEIWVKSERTNPGGSIKDRIALAMIEAAEASGALKPGGTIVEPTSGNTGIGLAMVAAVKGYKIILVMPESMSVERRRLMLAYGATFDLTPREKGVKGAIERAIEICDATPGSWMPQQFENPANVDVHVRTTAEEIFADFQDTPLDAIITGVGTGGHITGVAQVLKERWPGLKVFAVEPTTSPVISGGQPSPHPIQGIGAGFIPANLHTALLDGVIQVDPADAKEFARRSAREEGILVGISSGATLSAIAQKLKDMPGARILGFNYDTGERYLSVPDFLPE from the coding sequence ATGAAGGCAGCGACGATACTCGAGACGATCGGCGGAACCCCGCATGTGCGGCTGGGCCGCCTGTTCCCCGACGCCGAAATCTGGGTGAAGAGCGAACGGACCAATCCGGGCGGTTCGATCAAGGACCGCATCGCGCTGGCCATGATCGAAGCGGCCGAGGCCTCCGGCGCGCTGAAGCCGGGCGGCACGATCGTCGAGCCGACCAGCGGCAATACCGGCATCGGCCTGGCGATGGTCGCGGCGGTGAAGGGCTACAAGATCATCCTCGTCATGCCGGAGAGCATGTCGGTCGAGCGTCGCCGCCTGATGCTGGCCTACGGCGCCACGTTCGATCTGACCCCGCGCGAGAAGGGCGTGAAGGGCGCGATCGAGCGCGCGATCGAGATTTGCGACGCCACGCCCGGCAGCTGGATGCCCCAGCAGTTCGAAAATCCGGCCAATGTCGACGTCCATGTGCGCACCACCGCCGAGGAGATCTTCGCGGATTTCCAGGATACGCCGCTGGACGCGATCATCACCGGCGTCGGCACGGGCGGCCACATCACCGGCGTCGCGCAGGTGCTGAAGGAGCGCTGGCCCGGCCTGAAGGTGTTCGCGGTGGAGCCGACCACCTCACCCGTCATCTCCGGCGGCCAGCCCTCGCCCCACCCGATCCAGGGCATCGGTGCGGGCTTCATCCCGGCTAATCTGCACACCGCCCTGCTGGACGGCGTGATCCAGGTCGATCCGGCCGACGCCAAGGAATTCGCCCGTCGCTCGGCGCGCGAGGAGGGCATCCTCGTCGGCATCTCCTCCGGCGCGACGCTCTCCGCCATCGCCCAGAAGCTGAAGGACATGCCCGGCGCACGCATCCTCGGCTTCAATTACGATACGGGCGAGCGCTATCTGTCGGTCCCGGATTTCCTGCCGGAGTAA